The Enterococcus rotai genome includes a window with the following:
- a CDS encoding recombinase family protein has translation MIRYQNMKFKDLEKLDVVKVGYARVSSLDDRQKLGLSIQTEALKDCNVLFKEKKSGSDDDRPQLDKAIKLTKQLASDGKQVMFCVYKMDRLSRKTSTLLKIVEELKEANIEFVSIKENIDTSTPTGILMYQLLGIFAEFELNNIKQRTREGLQKARENGVRLGRPDLTEKKKQQILDLYQLNSMTVADISKRLNISESSIYKTLRDSQVKRRKPKNSSLKH, from the coding sequence ATGATAAGATACCAAAATATGAAGTTCAAGGATCTAGAAAAACTAGATGTAGTAAAGGTTGGATATGCTAGAGTTAGCTCATTAGATGATCGGCAAAAACTGGGGCTGTCCATCCAGACAGAGGCATTGAAGGATTGCAACGTTCTATTCAAAGAGAAAAAATCAGGAAGTGATGACGATCGCCCACAGCTCGATAAAGCAATTAAACTTACCAAACAACTAGCCAGTGACGGCAAACAAGTAATGTTTTGTGTCTACAAGATGGACAGGCTAAGCCGTAAAACCTCTACTCTCCTAAAAATTGTAGAAGAACTAAAAGAAGCAAATATCGAATTTGTCAGTATTAAAGAAAATATAGATACATCTACGCCAACAGGCATACTAATGTACCAGTTACTTGGTATATTTGCAGAATTTGAGCTAAACAATATTAAACAACGAACTCGTGAAGGGCTACAAAAAGCCCGTGAAAACGGAGTGAGATTAGGAAGACCTGATTTAACCGAAAAGAAAAAACAGCAGATATTAGACCTATACCAATTAAACTCAATGACGGTGGCGGATATATCAAAACGCCTCAATATTAGTGAGAGCTCAATCTACAAAACACTACGAGATAGCCAAGTTAAGCGACGTAAACCGAAAAACAGTTCTTTAAAACACTAG
- a CDS encoding amino acid ABC transporter ATP-binding protein encodes MAEKILVEHLVKKYGDNTVLNDINVSIQEGDVVCVIGPSGSGKSTFLRCLNQLEEATSGDIIIDGANLTDKNTNINKVRQHIGMVFQHFNLFPHLSIMENITLAPTDLGRLSKKEAEEKAIKLLDTVGLADKKDSYPESLSGGQKQRVAIARALAMNPDIMLFDEPTSALDPEMVGDVLNVMKKLAKQGMTMVIVTHEMGFAKEVANRVMFIDGGNFLEDGTPQQIFENPQNERTKDFLDKVLNI; translated from the coding sequence ATGGCTGAAAAAATTCTAGTAGAACATTTAGTAAAAAAGTACGGTGATAATACCGTGCTTAACGATATCAATGTGTCCATTCAAGAAGGTGATGTAGTTTGTGTTATCGGTCCTTCTGGTTCTGGTAAAAGTACCTTTCTTCGTTGTTTGAATCAACTTGAAGAAGCAACTAGTGGTGATATTATCATCGATGGTGCTAATCTAACGGATAAAAATACAAATATCAACAAAGTGCGTCAACATATCGGTATGGTGTTTCAACATTTTAATTTGTTCCCTCACTTATCGATCATGGAAAATATTACATTAGCCCCGACTGACCTAGGTCGTCTTTCAAAAAAAGAAGCAGAAGAAAAAGCCATAAAGCTTTTAGATACGGTTGGTCTAGCGGATAAAAAAGATAGCTATCCTGAATCATTATCTGGTGGACAAAAACAACGGGTAGCGATTGCTCGTGCCTTAGCGATGAATCCTGATATCATGTTGTTCGATGAACCAACATCTGCACTTGATCCAGAGATGGTCGGTGATGTACTGAACGTTATGAAAAAATTAGCAAAACAAGGCATGACCATGGTGATCGTAACACATGAGATGGGCTTTGCTAAAGAAGTTGCAAATCGCGTGATGTTTATTGATGGCGGTAATTTCTTAGAAGATGGCACGCCGCAACAAATCTTTGAAAATCCGCAAAACGAACGGACAAAAGATTTCTTGGATAAAGTGCTTAATATTTAG
- a CDS encoding LPXTG cell wall anchor domain-containing protein, with the protein MKQNTRIARLIRNKRVKKLANFATVAMLVCPLAIGAVKALAENVEEIPVTEEVTPAVAEKEKTEDLKLEDTENNDVAKEEEPLLEMVPNLAKPEEETDLKEVAETTGQQDPAKDAEIEQLSSDIEALLTDLELITRDFEYRESYESLEPVYNNIISSKENYINSSGWDSWYSYAIPELQKNLSDLQALRNEIANDFKTLDEFGLDSSVLKDVLDKAEEVKANKEKYTPESFALFEDDSEGGTLDQIINQGYEILNKTYTIDQYYRAYAGYWVTINELNYRFDQLVLATDSEDKVNVTINYVSPENGTINTLTQEAIEGKPFTATAPDTFTQSTGPKFYRTSDASQTIASASEGAVITFNYEKIMATMNDVIILGATIANVGETKDYIMESTTYFNYGDPRIDYLNFETNNPIVISDPSAAEITAGKIKFLKPGTYQLSGAATSEPLTVIVSGETIKPTPPTIKSTQWIVTGETTAKQGETKAYGVDEKITFSDDSVKLNKNITIPKGYNLTSSNTSDVITNNSIKFGEEGTREVTFTSKTKAITKIIGLTVTISKDTAVLNPEAGGDGSGNDDENKAGSGSNNNIDTSGDRNNDGNVDNKKHKVNSTKAINTSNQDLNKNLPTTGETSAYSMILSGFALISTILFCFITKIRKRVR; encoded by the coding sequence GTGAAACAAAACACACGTATTGCAAGGCTTATCCGCAATAAACGAGTTAAAAAACTAGCTAATTTTGCCACAGTAGCAATGTTAGTCTGCCCTTTAGCAATTGGAGCGGTTAAAGCTCTGGCGGAAAATGTAGAAGAAATACCAGTAACGGAAGAAGTTACCCCAGCAGTAGCTGAGAAAGAAAAAACAGAAGATTTAAAGTTAGAGGACACAGAAAACAATGATGTAGCTAAGGAAGAAGAGCCACTCCTTGAAATGGTTCCTAATCTAGCTAAACCAGAGGAAGAAACTGATTTAAAAGAAGTAGCAGAAACTACTGGACAACAAGACCCTGCTAAAGATGCAGAAATCGAGCAATTAAGTTCAGACATAGAAGCCTTACTCACAGATTTAGAACTAATCACGAGAGATTTTGAATATCGGGAAAGTTATGAATCTCTTGAGCCAGTCTATAATAATATAATTTCCTCTAAAGAAAACTATATAAATTCATCTGGCTGGGACTCTTGGTATAGCTACGCTATCCCAGAATTACAAAAGAATTTAAGTGATTTGCAAGCCTTGAGAAATGAGATTGCGAATGACTTTAAAACACTGGACGAATTTGGCTTAGATTCATCTGTTCTAAAAGACGTCTTAGATAAAGCTGAGGAAGTTAAAGCTAACAAAGAAAAATACACGCCTGAATCTTTTGCTCTGTTTGAAGATGATTCAGAAGGGGGTACGTTAGATCAGATAATTAATCAAGGTTATGAAATTCTCAATAAAACTTATACCATTGACCAATATTATCGAGCATATGCAGGTTACTGGGTCACAATTAACGAGTTAAACTACAGATTCGACCAGTTAGTTTTAGCAACTGATTCAGAAGACAAAGTAAATGTTACTATCAATTACGTTAGCCCTGAAAATGGAACTATCAATACTCTGACGCAAGAAGCTATTGAAGGTAAGCCTTTCACTGCCACTGCGCCAGATACGTTTACACAGTCAACTGGACCTAAGTTCTATAGAACTAGTGATGCTTCTCAAACAATTGCATCTGCAAGCGAAGGAGCAGTTATTACATTCAACTACGAAAAAATCATGGCTACTATGAATGATGTTATCATCTTAGGTGCAACAATTGCTAATGTTGGTGAAACTAAAGACTATATTATGGAATCAACGACCTACTTTAATTATGGTGATCCTAGAATCGATTATTTAAACTTTGAAACGAATAACCCAATTGTAATTTCAGACCCATCTGCTGCGGAAATTACTGCTGGAAAAATAAAATTCCTTAAACCTGGAACTTATCAATTGTCTGGTGCTGCCACTTCTGAACCGCTAACGGTAATAGTATCAGGAGAAACTATTAAACCTACACCACCAACAATTAAATCAACCCAATGGATTGTAACTGGTGAAACTACAGCAAAACAAGGTGAAACTAAAGCTTATGGCGTTGATGAAAAAATCACTTTCAGTGATGATAGTGTGAAGCTAAATAAAAATATTACTATCCCAAAAGGATACAATCTAACAAGCTCAAATACTTCTGACGTCATTACAAATAATAGTATTAAGTTTGGAGAAGAAGGAACAAGAGAAGTTACTTTTACAAGTAAAACTAAAGCTATTACTAAAATAATTGGTTTAACCGTCACTATATCTAAAGATACGGCAGTACTAAATCCAGAAGCAGGTGGAGACGGATCGGGGAATGATGACGAAAACAAAGCTGGTTCTGGTAGTAATAACAACATAGACACTAGTGGAGATAGAAACAATGACGGTAACGTTGACAATAAGAAACATAAAGTAAATAGTACTAAAGCCATTAACACCTCAAACCAAGACCTAAACAAGAACTTACCAACAACTGGAGAGACTTCAGCTTATAGTATGATCTTAAGTGGATTTGCATTAATAAGTACTATTTTATTCTGTTTTATTACAAAGATAAGAAAACGGGTTAGATGA
- a CDS encoding YobI family P-loop NTPase: MENNQKLLKNDGLMKEVEESIEDIEPEFNPNFQKLTPEKSISDEALSGYKEALDYVFTDEDIDNIALTGVYGSGKSSILESYKQNSKLKFLHISLAHFDKNENTKTPEEISDAQEKILEGKILNQLLHQIDSKEIPQTIFRTKKKVKRQSIFLITSLFLLSVLSILYLLNATPWVSYLKIFFLDFYKLQSIFPVPSKNTMDKLAIMIILLSSFYLIYKLIVTQLNRRIFKGFSFKSSGIESDIEIFAETDASYFDKFLDDVLYLFVQSKADVIVLEDIDRFEVDGIFEKLKEINTLVNNKLESEKNWFKSKKRNKIRFLYLLKDDLFLSKDRTKFFDFIIPIVPVITSTNSYEKLKELLDASSIYKKFDRNFLQKISLYIDDMRLMKNIYNEFLIYSRRINIKKLNLNNNELLALLTYKNIFPKDFSDLLFNRGFVYNLFEEKKNYILTREVDIKEDIEILQKRLSNADNELASSIDELMSFYMPYTLRIGIDKRLEHFSNGGKFISAMRDTQETIQYMSDNYNWSSITFETIKNKIEEKPDFIKRKELLLDRHAKTSIQEELDNLSIELKSLKNCKIKDIISKDEIVKLAKDSYKTIEKNEYFELIVFLIRNGYINEGYSDYITYFYDNSLRINDKNFLRSISDEKALDWSFSLTKQEDVKAEVLDRMDVSDFSRTESLNFDLLEYMLLTKFNPHITNYLDIYFQMIKNHGKIQFIIESFLHYEIDTQNELILSILKYDNSLFADVFSINYFSDDQLSKFSMALLTFLDSSQFKTSNLATNALLREFISTSTNFLTEPIDANGYLIENITTLSPCFKVVSFSEINENIADVIFKNNLYEINFDNLSNALGHFFNITDDSQIRHKNYATIHNIDDNSILNYIESADEIDNYVNKYISFSKERIDDDLESIYRLLNNEYLSFTESDKYIRSLEVNDLELDKINYKENYPSIINNRKARANETNIMNYFSSQKNEWSDELIEFIKDENTDYSFDKVKANELIKSGKTKSFFGKTAQNNNIPNELYRDIIKKVSRHFVAFEYENISAEKIEILIECNSIALNETSLETFRNSYPEYLTKFILKNIDDYIDLVQAVDLTEEENKVYYEELYTVLYQSKDLSIEQQKALVECFETDEKISISNDYFSNELVAYILSNRFNTKDLEYICEVYDTQPNIIKTEVYKQVKINLNSIINQSINLSKKLLDTILNDENIELEDKQLLMSRNIKNIGLNNLVETLTNLSLPIFATLFDKKEPTFEINETSENILTYLNNQNVISSFREDNGKYKAYNRSRKKKRPNFID, translated from the coding sequence ATGGAAAATAATCAAAAACTCTTAAAAAACGATGGTCTAATGAAAGAAGTGGAAGAAAGTATCGAAGATATTGAGCCTGAATTTAATCCTAATTTTCAAAAGTTAACTCCTGAAAAAAGCATAAGCGATGAAGCCCTTTCTGGGTACAAAGAAGCACTTGATTATGTATTTACAGATGAAGACATAGATAATATAGCCTTGACAGGGGTTTATGGATCTGGTAAGAGCAGTATCTTGGAAAGTTATAAGCAAAATTCAAAATTAAAATTTCTTCATATTTCATTAGCTCATTTTGATAAAAACGAAAATACTAAGACCCCAGAAGAAATTAGTGACGCTCAAGAAAAGATATTAGAGGGAAAAATTCTCAATCAATTGCTTCATCAGATAGATTCTAAAGAGATTCCCCAGACAATATTTCGAACTAAGAAGAAAGTAAAAAGACAATCCATATTTCTTATTACTAGTTTGTTTTTATTATCCGTACTGTCAATATTATATCTTCTCAATGCAACTCCTTGGGTAAGCTATTTAAAGATTTTTTTCTTAGACTTTTATAAGTTACAATCAATTTTTCCAGTCCCGAGTAAAAACACCATGGATAAATTAGCTATTATGATAATTTTATTATCTTCCTTTTATTTGATATATAAACTAATTGTTACTCAGCTAAACAGAAGGATATTTAAAGGATTCTCTTTTAAAAGTAGTGGTATTGAAAGTGATATAGAAATATTTGCAGAAACAGATGCTTCTTACTTTGACAAATTTCTTGATGATGTTTTATACTTGTTTGTGCAATCCAAAGCGGATGTCATAGTATTGGAAGATATTGATAGATTTGAAGTTGATGGGATCTTTGAGAAGCTAAAGGAAATTAATACACTAGTTAATAATAAGCTAGAATCTGAAAAAAATTGGTTTAAATCTAAGAAAAGAAATAAAATAAGATTTCTATATCTTTTAAAAGATGATCTCTTTTTATCAAAAGATAGAACTAAATTTTTTGATTTTATTATCCCAATTGTACCCGTTATAACAAGTACAAATTCCTATGAAAAATTGAAGGAATTATTAGATGCAAGTTCAATTTATAAAAAATTTGATCGGAATTTTTTACAAAAAATTTCTCTTTATATAGATGATATGAGATTAATGAAGAATATCTATAATGAATTTCTAATTTATTCCAGAAGAATTAATATCAAAAAATTAAACTTAAACAATAATGAACTATTAGCACTTCTTACTTATAAAAATATTTTTCCTAAAGACTTTTCTGATTTATTATTTAACAGAGGTTTTGTATATAACCTGTTTGAAGAGAAAAAAAATTATATTCTAACTCGTGAGGTAGATATAAAAGAAGACATTGAGATTTTACAAAAACGTCTCAGTAATGCCGATAACGAGCTCGCTTCTTCAATAGACGAGCTTATGTCTTTCTATATGCCATATACTTTACGAATTGGCATTGATAAGCGTCTAGAGCATTTTTCTAATGGTGGAAAATTTATTTCTGCAATGAGAGATACACAAGAAACAATTCAATATATGTCTGATAATTACAATTGGTCTAGTATTACTTTTGAGACGATTAAGAATAAAATTGAAGAGAAGCCTGATTTTATTAAACGAAAAGAATTACTTTTAGATAGACATGCAAAAACAAGTATTCAAGAGGAATTAGATAATCTAAGTATAGAACTAAAATCATTAAAAAACTGTAAAATTAAGGATATTATTTCAAAAGATGAAATTGTTAAATTAGCAAAAGATTCTTATAAAACTATAGAAAAAAATGAATATTTTGAATTAATAGTCTTTTTAATTCGCAATGGTTATATTAATGAAGGCTACTCAGATTACATTACTTATTTTTATGATAACAGTTTGAGAATAAATGATAAAAACTTCCTAAGAAGTATTTCTGATGAAAAAGCATTAGATTGGAGCTTTTCTTTAACAAAACAGGAAGATGTGAAAGCCGAAGTCTTAGATAGGATGGATGTTTCTGACTTTTCAAGAACGGAGTCTTTAAATTTTGATTTACTAGAGTATATGCTTTTAACAAAATTTAATCCTCATATAACTAATTACCTAGATATATATTTTCAGATGATTAAGAATCATGGGAAAATTCAGTTTATCATAGAGTCATTTTTACACTACGAAATAGATACCCAGAATGAGCTTATCTTATCAATATTGAAATATGACAATAGTTTGTTTGCAGATGTTTTTTCTATTAACTACTTCTCGGATGATCAGTTGAGCAAATTTTCAATGGCACTATTGACATTTTTAGATAGTAGTCAGTTTAAAACCAGTAACTTAGCCACCAATGCATTACTGAGAGAATTTATTAGTACGTCAACTAATTTCTTGACTGAGCCTATAGACGCTAACGGATATCTCATTGAAAATATAACAACCCTCTCTCCCTGTTTTAAAGTGGTAAGTTTCTCAGAAATAAATGAGAACATAGCGGATGTAATATTTAAAAATAATTTATACGAAATCAATTTCGATAACTTATCTAATGCACTAGGCCATTTTTTCAATATAACCGATGATTCGCAAATTAGACATAAAAATTACGCAACCATCCATAATATAGATGATAACTCAATTCTAAACTATATTGAAAGTGCAGATGAAATAGATAACTATGTAAATAAGTATATTAGCTTCTCTAAAGAAAGAATAGATGATGATTTAGAGAGCATTTATAGATTACTGAATAACGAATATTTATCTTTTACAGAAAGCGATAAGTACATTCGCAGTTTAGAAGTAAATGATTTAGAACTAGATAAAATAAATTACAAAGAAAACTATCCCTCTATAATCAATAATAGGAAAGCCAGAGCGAATGAAACAAATATCATGAATTATTTCTCTAGCCAAAAAAATGAGTGGTCAGATGAATTAATAGAATTTATAAAAGATGAAAATACTGACTATTCTTTTGATAAAGTAAAAGCCAATGAACTTATTAAAAGTGGAAAGACTAAAAGCTTCTTCGGAAAAACTGCGCAGAACAATAATATACCCAATGAATTATATAGAGACATTATAAAGAAAGTTAGCAGACACTTCGTTGCTTTTGAATATGAAAACATATCTGCAGAAAAAATTGAAATACTAATAGAATGCAATAGTATTGCATTGAATGAGACATCATTAGAAACTTTCAGAAACAGTTATCCAGAGTATTTAACAAAATTCATATTGAAAAATATCGACGATTATATTGATCTCGTACAAGCTGTAGATCTCACAGAGGAAGAAAATAAAGTGTATTATGAAGAGCTATATACTGTACTATATCAAAGTAAAGATTTATCAATTGAACAACAGAAGGCACTTGTGGAATGTTTCGAGACAGATGAAAAAATTTCTATAAGTAATGACTATTTTAGCAATGAGTTGGTAGCATATATATTGTCCAATCGTTTCAATACTAAAGATTTAGAATATATTTGCGAAGTATATGACACTCAACCTAATATAATCAAAACTGAAGTGTACAAACAAGTTAAAATCAATTTAAACTCTATAATTAATCAAAGTATTAATCTATCAAAAAAACTATTAGATACTATACTGAATGATGAAAATATAGAATTAGAGGATAAACAATTATTAATGAGCAGAAATATTAAAAATATTGGCCTCAATAACCTTGTTGAGACCCTTACTAATCTAAGTCTCCCAATATTTGCAACTCTATTTGATAAAAAAGAACCCACTTTCGAGATAAATGAAACAAGTGAAAATATATTAACATATCTTAATAATCAGAATGTGATTTCTAGTTTTAGAGAAGATAATGGAAAATACAAAGCATACAATAGGAGTAGAAAAAAGAAACGCCCTAATTTTATTGATTAA
- the trhO gene encoding oxygen-dependent tRNA uridine(34) hydroxylase TrhO, which produces MDYRVLLYYKYTTIENPEEFAKEHLAFCKSLNLKGRILVATEGINGTLSGTIADTDAYMEAMLADERFKDTYFKIDEVPENAFHKMFVRPRKELVSLSLEEDVNPLELTGKYLEPTEFKEALLDEDTVVIDARNDYEYDLGHFRGAVRPDIRNFRELPQWIRDNKEQFMDKKVVTYCTGGIRCEKFSGWLIKEGFEDVAQLHGGIAVYGKDPETRGELWDGKMYVFDERISVEINHVDKKIIGKDWFDGTPCERYINCANPFCNKQILASEENEAKYLGSCSDECRHHPANRYVMRNELSEQDVKARLEAIAN; this is translated from the coding sequence ATGGATTACCGCGTATTACTGTATTACAAATATACGACGATCGAAAACCCAGAAGAATTTGCAAAGGAGCATTTAGCTTTTTGTAAATCGTTGAACTTAAAAGGTAGAATTTTAGTAGCGACTGAAGGGATCAATGGGACACTTTCAGGTACGATTGCTGATACAGATGCTTATATGGAAGCAATGTTAGCAGATGAGCGTTTCAAGGATACGTATTTCAAAATCGATGAGGTGCCAGAAAATGCCTTTCATAAAATGTTTGTCCGTCCTAGAAAAGAACTGGTTTCTTTGAGTCTGGAAGAAGATGTGAATCCATTAGAGTTAACAGGGAAATATTTGGAGCCTACTGAATTTAAAGAAGCACTTCTAGATGAAGATACAGTAGTGATTGATGCTCGAAATGATTATGAGTATGATCTAGGTCACTTTAGAGGGGCTGTTCGTCCTGATATTCGTAACTTTAGAGAATTACCACAATGGATCAGAGACAATAAAGAACAATTTATGGATAAAAAAGTGGTAACATACTGTACTGGCGGTATTCGCTGTGAGAAATTTTCTGGATGGTTGATCAAAGAAGGCTTTGAAGATGTTGCTCAGCTACATGGCGGTATCGCTGTTTATGGGAAAGACCCAGAAACAAGAGGTGAGTTATGGGATGGGAAGATGTACGTCTTTGATGAACGAATCAGTGTTGAAATCAATCATGTTGATAAAAAAATCATCGGAAAAGATTGGTTTGATGGCACGCCTTGCGAACGTTATATTAATTGTGCTAATCCATTCTGTAATAAACAAATTTTAGCCTCAGAAGAAAATGAAGCAAAATACCTTGGCAGCTGTTCAGATGAGTGTCGTCATCATCCAGCAAATCGTTATGTGATGAGAAATGAACTTTCTGAACAAGATGTAAAAGCTAGACTTGAAGCGATTGCGAATTAA
- a CDS encoding SLC13 family permease yields the protein MKRLYTFFTDDLLFSLSLLVALISCAFGRFSLDSIDFKVIFCLLGLMLLVKNFEKLGILTYFADKMIDYSANTRSLIRNIVILSFISSMILTNDVAILTLMPIYLTIIKKFPEMENKVFGAVLLIVAANLGSSFFPFGNPQNLFLFSYYSLSTLIFFKWSIVLLFSSTLFLLISFLFIKKSVIPTQHTLIPTINKKKTVFLSMIGGLILLGIFNALPYYIVIPIAVIILTVYDKELLTQLDYKLLGTFIFFFIAVGNFAQVELLSSFIKVQFTTSTRTFFGSILVSQIISNVPAAILIAPFTDQAQALFWGVNVGGLGTIIASLANLIGFKLYKEYYPTQSKTFLWQFTAVNLVFLLFFLLFFAFIL from the coding sequence ATGAAACGATTATACACTTTTTTTACCGATGATTTATTATTTTCACTTTCGCTTCTGGTTGCTCTCATCAGTTGTGCATTTGGTCGATTCTCTTTAGACTCAATTGATTTTAAAGTTATTTTTTGTTTATTGGGTTTGATGCTTTTGGTTAAAAATTTTGAAAAACTAGGGATTCTAACTTATTTTGCTGATAAGATGATCGATTATTCTGCTAATACCCGCAGTTTGATCCGAAATATTGTGATCTTATCCTTTATTAGTTCTATGATTTTGACGAATGATGTCGCAATACTTACATTAATGCCAATTTACTTAACGATCATCAAAAAATTTCCAGAAATGGAAAATAAGGTTTTTGGGGCCGTTTTACTGATTGTTGCGGCAAATTTAGGGAGTAGTTTTTTCCCCTTTGGGAATCCACAAAACCTCTTTTTATTTTCGTATTATTCTCTCTCCACGTTGATTTTTTTTAAGTGGTCTATTGTACTACTTTTTTCTTCAACTTTGTTTTTATTGATTTCTTTTCTGTTTATAAAGAAAAGCGTGATTCCCACACAGCATACTTTGATTCCAACAATCAACAAGAAGAAAACAGTTTTCTTAAGTATGATTGGAGGGTTGATTCTTTTAGGCATTTTTAATGCTCTGCCTTATTATATTGTCATTCCAATTGCTGTGATAATCCTCACTGTTTATGATAAAGAGTTGCTTACACAACTTGACTATAAATTGTTAGGGACGTTCATTTTTTTCTTTATTGCTGTTGGAAATTTTGCACAAGTAGAATTACTTTCTTCATTTATAAAGGTACAATTTACGACAAGTACTCGGACTTTTTTTGGCAGTATTCTAGTCAGTCAAATTATTAGTAATGTTCCCGCAGCCATTTTGATTGCGCCATTTACAGACCAAGCTCAAGCACTTTTTTGGGGTGTGAATGTTGGCGGTTTAGGAACTATTATTGCTTCTTTAGCAAATCTGATCGGATTCAAATTGTATAAAGAGTATTATCCTACCCAATCAAAAACATTTCTTTGGCAGTTCACTGCTGTGAATCTAGTATTTTTACTTTTCTTTCTCTTATTTTTTGCTTTTATACTATAA
- a CDS encoding VOC family protein, with amino-acid sequence MFTNQIKIMLYVTNVEESSQFWQKIGFVEKERDAVDGTLVVEIAPIETAETMIVLYDLAFIQKHSPEVAGNTPSLMFFAEDVVELYKKMKDADVRVGELVQLPTGLVFNFADNDENYFAVSGQ; translated from the coding sequence ATGTTTACCAATCAAATCAAAATCATGTTATACGTCACAAATGTAGAAGAATCAAGCCAATTCTGGCAAAAAATTGGCTTTGTAGAAAAAGAAAGAGATGCAGTGGACGGTACCCTAGTAGTAGAGATTGCACCAATTGAAACTGCAGAAACAATGATTGTGTTATATGACTTAGCATTTATCCAAAAACATTCACCAGAAGTTGCAGGAAATACACCATCATTGATGTTTTTTGCAGAAGATGTAGTGGAGCTATATAAAAAAATGAAAGATGCTGACGTGCGTGTTGGTGAATTAGTACAATTACCAACTGGTTTAGTCTTCAACTTTGCAGACAATGATGAAAATTATTTTGCAGTATCTGGTCAATAA